In Deltaproteobacteria bacterium, a single genomic region encodes these proteins:
- a CDS encoding GGDEF domain-containing protein translates to AQFRRARAAELCVDLGYEVAPDDRVDTIVARVAAGDVDVLLTALPGGEAIVEAARARSTRPPVIAIVDPPADTAFERADTAGADLFVVRPLARDAMAAALRGAAQLRIVRDRLRAVEGAEAALRERLLRYGESDSVTGFQHIDFFQKLLVIELKRARRYGYPLAVVLVAIDPYPEEPSPAVARQLRTRVATAISACIREIDIPVDFADDRFLVFLPYTPLDGAERVGRRIAKVVASYGKVADGDREHRMSVSVGIAALKPGRPVSFARLIRDAKAAVRAAQLKGGGQVVVRR, encoded by the coding sequence GCACAATTCCGCCGCGCGCGCGCGGCGGAATTGTGCGTCGACCTCGGCTACGAAGTCGCCCCCGACGATCGCGTCGACACGATCGTTGCACGCGTCGCCGCCGGCGACGTCGACGTCCTGCTCACGGCGTTGCCCGGCGGCGAAGCGATCGTCGAGGCCGCGCGCGCGCGCAGCACGCGCCCGCCGGTCATCGCGATCGTCGATCCCCCCGCGGACACCGCGTTCGAGCGCGCCGACACTGCGGGCGCCGACCTGTTCGTCGTCAGGCCGCTGGCGCGCGACGCGATGGCAGCCGCGCTGCGCGGCGCCGCACAGCTCCGGATCGTCCGCGATCGACTCCGCGCGGTCGAGGGAGCGGAGGCGGCTCTCCGCGAACGACTGTTGCGCTACGGCGAGAGCGATTCCGTCACCGGGTTTCAGCACATCGACTTCTTCCAAAAGCTGCTCGTCATCGAACTCAAACGCGCTCGCCGTTACGGCTATCCGCTGGCGGTCGTACTCGTCGCGATCGACCCGTATCCGGAGGAGCCATCGCCGGCCGTCGCGCGCCAGCTCCGCACGCGCGTCGCCACGGCGATCAGCGCGTGCATTCGCGAAATCGACATACCCGTCGACTTCGCCGACGACCGCTTTTTGGTGTTTCTGCCCTACACGCCGCTCGACGGCGCCGAACGCGTCGGCCGCCGGATCGCGAAGGTCGTCGCCAGCTACGGCAAGGTCGCCGACGGCGACCGCGAACACCGGATGTCGGTGTCTGTCGGCATCGCGGCGCTCAAGCCGGGGCGTCCGGTGAGCTTCGCCC